Proteins from a single region of Nitrospirota bacterium:
- a CDS encoding ABC-F family ATP-binding cassette domain-containing protein yields MNILDVQNLDKKFAFKQVLDHATFTIGEQEKVGFIGLNGSGKSTLFRIIAGQETKDDGIISTKRGATLGYLSQDPILDLKLTIREELASALHAIQNALRRFEEINHALQSPRFPSESDKLLAEQERLSHWISQHQGWTINHRVEEILLHLEIPDQNQIIGNLSGGLKKRVAIAKLILEAPALLLLDEPTNHLDADTTQWLENYLIDYPGAVMLITHDRYFLDRVVNRIIEVENGALTPYPGSYSRYVEQKAERLVHENRAQSRLFTLLRTETAWIMRGARARTTKSKSRIERYETLQNQVKGPPKAGLQLDFKSDARLGDIILELQYLTKSFGNKTLFKNLLLSLKKGDRIGVIGPNGCGKSTLLKLILKEELPTQGGIILGKNTKISYFDQHRESLDPEQRVEEALGENAWIKVGDETKTKTSYLESFLFSYADQRKIIRTLSGGEKARLILARLMLENSNFLLLDEPTNDLDIPTLQLLDEALTFFKGCVIMVTHDRYFLDKVATGILSFEPGGEVHYIEGNYEIYREWKARKEEQGKQTQKKDLVSHSPSPSRKEKKRLTFKELKEVERLEKEIEALEARKNEINRLMANPAQIDREEMKKIGIEFQEFESLLAEKIERWEILETRKETTG; encoded by the coding sequence ATGAATATTTTAGACGTTCAAAATCTGGATAAGAAATTTGCCTTTAAGCAAGTGCTTGATCATGCCACTTTTACCATTGGAGAGCAGGAAAAAGTCGGCTTTATCGGCCTGAACGGAAGCGGAAAATCAACTCTTTTTCGAATCATTGCAGGTCAGGAAACCAAAGATGACGGCATCATCTCAACAAAAAGAGGGGCCACGCTCGGCTATTTGTCCCAGGACCCGATCCTCGATTTAAAACTGACGATCCGGGAAGAGCTGGCATCCGCGCTTCATGCCATTCAAAACGCCCTCCGCCGGTTTGAAGAAATTAATCACGCGCTCCAATCCCCTCGTTTCCCTTCTGAATCTGATAAATTGCTTGCGGAACAGGAACGGCTTTCGCATTGGATTTCACAACACCAGGGGTGGACCATCAACCATCGGGTCGAAGAAATCCTGCTCCATCTCGAAATTCCCGATCAGAATCAAATCATCGGGAACCTGTCGGGAGGATTAAAAAAAAGGGTGGCCATCGCAAAATTGATTCTGGAAGCCCCCGCGCTTCTTCTTTTAGACGAACCGACCAACCATCTCGACGCCGACACCACTCAATGGCTTGAAAACTACCTTATCGACTATCCCGGCGCCGTGATGTTGATTACCCACGACCGTTATTTTCTGGACCGCGTGGTCAACAGGATTATTGAAGTTGAAAACGGGGCGCTCACCCCCTATCCCGGAAGTTATAGCCGTTATGTTGAACAAAAAGCAGAGCGGCTCGTTCACGAAAACAGGGCCCAAAGCCGGCTGTTCACACTTCTTCGAACCGAAACCGCTTGGATCATGCGAGGCGCCCGCGCGCGGACCACCAAATCGAAATCGAGAATTGAACGATATGAGACCCTTCAGAACCAGGTCAAAGGCCCCCCGAAAGCGGGGTTACAACTTGATTTCAAATCCGACGCAAGACTGGGAGACATTATTCTCGAGCTTCAATACCTGACCAAGTCGTTTGGGAACAAAACCCTTTTTAAAAACCTTCTCCTGTCGTTGAAAAAAGGAGACCGTATCGGAGTTATTGGCCCAAACGGCTGTGGAAAATCAACCTTGCTCAAACTGATTTTAAAAGAGGAACTTCCAACCCAGGGGGGTATCATTCTGGGGAAAAATACGAAAATTTCTTATTTTGACCAGCATCGGGAGTCTTTAGACCCCGAACAAAGGGTTGAAGAGGCGCTCGGAGAGAACGCCTGGATCAAAGTGGGAGATGAAACCAAAACCAAAACCTCTTACCTTGAATCGTTTCTATTTTCATATGCCGATCAACGGAAAATTATCCGGACCCTCTCCGGCGGCGAAAAGGCGCGCCTGATCCTCGCCAGGCTCATGCTTGAAAACAGCAATTTTCTTTTGCTGGATGAACCGACCAACGATCTCGATATTCCCACTCTCCAGCTTTTGGACGAAGCCCTCACCTTCTTTAAAGGATGCGTGATCATGGTCACCCATGACCGATATTTTCTGGATAAAGTGGCCACCGGAATTTTAAGTTTCGAGCCCGGAGGAGAAGTTCATTATATTGAAGGAAATTACGAAATTTACCGGGAGTGGAAGGCCAGAAAAGAAGAACAAGGAAAACAAACTCAAAAAAAAGATCTTGTGAGTCATTCCCCGTCACCTTCAAGAAAAGAAAAAAAAAGATTAACTTTTAAAGAATTGAAAGAGGTGGAACGCCTTGAAAAAGAAATTGAGGCTCTGGAGGCCCGAAAGAATGAAATCAACCGGTTGATGGCCAACCCAGCCCAGATTGACCGGGAAGAGATGAAAAAAATCGGAATCGAGTTTCAGGAATTTGAATCCTTGCTGGCTGAAAAAATCGAACGATGGGAAATTCTTGAAACCAGAAAAGAAACAACCGGCTGA
- a CDS encoding 2-nitropropane dioxygenase: MTENKFEIQCPCCQARLIIDGASGTVLWHEARKSEKTLPTMSDMIRNLDLQKKAVEEKIQNESKALKDRSRILEEKFKESMKRLDKNEDLKPVRPIDLD, translated from the coding sequence ATGACTGAAAATAAATTTGAAATTCAGTGCCCCTGTTGTCAGGCGAGGCTTATCATTGACGGTGCGTCAGGGACGGTCCTATGGCACGAGGCCAGGAAAAGCGAAAAGACCCTGCCGACCATGAGTGATATGATCAGGAATCTCGACCTGCAGAAGAAAGCCGTTGAAGAAAAAATTCAAAATGAAAGCAAGGCCTTAAAAGACCGATCGAGGATTTTAGAAGAGAAGTTCAAAGAGTCGATGAAGCGTCTGGATAAGAATGAAGATTTAAAACCAGTTCGTCCGATCGATCTTGATTGA
- a CDS encoding 4a-hydroxytetrahydrobiopterin dehydratase, which yields MKIPEQKVKNMEGLESWNLIDDGFRKQFFKGSYRAAVAFMNKIGRSSKEGFPPDLVIDKDGLWVIFHAEGDAISPAQREIAAKIDRAYEEIIFEQDPPLSQEEIDELKPGLSAWNFSHRALQRIIKIDSFKTAVEFANRVAAVGIGAGHLPDLVITRESVMIVITSRLSSGVTVSDINLARQVSEVVEKFDQGQGIRNR from the coding sequence GTGAAAATACCGGAACAGAAGGTGAAAAATATGGAAGGGCTCGAATCCTGGAATTTAATTGATGACGGATTCCGAAAACAGTTTTTTAAGGGGTCTTATCGGGCCGCGGTTGCTTTTATGAACAAAATCGGGCGTTCATCTAAAGAAGGGTTTCCTCCCGATTTAGTGATCGATAAGGATGGCCTCTGGGTTATTTTTCACGCTGAAGGGGACGCGATTTCTCCGGCCCAAAGAGAGATCGCCGCGAAAATTGACCGGGCCTACGAGGAGATCATCTTTGAACAGGATCCGCCTCTAAGTCAGGAAGAAATCGACGAATTAAAACCCGGACTTTCAGCGTGGAATTTTTCACATCGGGCCCTTCAACGAATTATAAAGATTGATTCTTTTAAGACGGCGGTTGAGTTTGCAAACCGCGTTGCCGCTGTCGGGATCGGCGCCGGGCATCTTCCTGATCTGGTGATCACCAGAGAAAGCGTGATGATTGTTATTACCAGCCGCTTATCCAGCGGAGTGACCGTCTCGGACATTAACCTGGCAAGACAGGTTTCAGAGGTGGTTGAGAAGTTTGATCAGGGCCAGGGAATTCGGAACCGCTAA
- a CDS encoding tetratricopeptide repeat protein: MFFFRHFKSSRTHLLGWSALVLFIGLPACEKHPSAENITSSSSPDFPNSSDSDGAISEPNHPGTGVMGQINVYKDRLKENPKDLEALIFLGNSNFDIKRFEKAKALYLQALSIDPKNPSVRTDLATCFRNLKQPDQAVAELRTVLALTPGHPPALFNLGVILLNDSGDKEGAIEAWQQLLETHPKHELARGLAEKINQLKSTGALSEK; the protein is encoded by the coding sequence ATGTTTTTTTTTCGTCATTTTAAAAGTTCAAGGACCCATCTTTTAGGATGGTCAGCGCTCGTTCTTTTTATCGGACTGCCGGCATGTGAGAAACATCCTTCCGCTGAAAATATTACTTCCTCTTCTTCTCCAGACTTTCCAAACTCTTCCGATTCAGACGGCGCAATTTCGGAACCCAATCATCCCGGGACCGGAGTCATGGGACAAATTAATGTTTATAAAGACCGGCTGAAAGAAAATCCCAAAGACCTTGAAGCTCTTATTTTTCTTGGGAATTCTAATTTTGATATTAAACGGTTTGAAAAAGCAAAGGCCCTCTATCTTCAGGCCCTTTCCATTGATCCGAAAAATCCGTCTGTCCGGACCGACCTTGCGACCTGCTTTAGAAACCTGAAACAACCTGATCAGGCCGTGGCGGAGCTTCGGACTGTTCTTGCCTTGACTCCAGGACATCCTCCCGCGCTCTTTAACCTCGGGGTGATTTTATTGAATGATTCGGGGGACAAGGAGGGAGCGATTGAGGCGTGGCAGCAACTCCTTGAAACTCATCCGAAACATGAACTGGCCAGGGGGTTGGCGGAAAAAATCAATCAACTCAAGTCGACGGGAGCCCTGTCAGAAAAATGA
- a CDS encoding (Fe-S)-binding protein produces the protein MPLSNLKHLIEEYETCIRCGACLAVCPTFDAELIESYGPRGRVQLAGRFILNQMEVTPGFTDKMTSCIDCKACVAACPRGVELDTLFNAAKEKVAFFKGMGFFNRWIATGVHWGWPLYPVLKVLDFLRRVFYERISAGSFMGKWLPFVRNGKKRHLPPIAPVPFYRWFKKQLKSAPVKRRIVFFPGCVINFSDTEIGKSTVDVLRHYGIETILPPAQLCCGIPLISMGETETAKKLALKNIEMLENLEVEAMITACASCAYTFKKEYPKLLGDDHEKTGRFGEKVWDIHEYLEQRVNYKEGLGVLSRLVTFHDPCHLKRGLGISEPPRNILQAIPGIQFKEMADADRCCGFGGIFSLKHYDLSMKVAEEKVTRIDESGAEMVATGCPGCSSHIGDALSQAGKRIEVKHTVQILAESIRNIKMKGV, from the coding sequence ATGCCGCTTTCTAATCTAAAGCATCTTATCGAGGAATATGAGACCTGTATCCGCTGCGGAGCCTGTCTTGCGGTTTGTCCGACCTTTGACGCAGAGTTAATTGAGTCTTACGGCCCCCGCGGGAGGGTCCAGTTGGCCGGCCGTTTTATTCTAAATCAAATGGAGGTGACCCCCGGATTTACCGACAAGATGACCTCCTGCATTGATTGCAAAGCGTGTGTCGCCGCCTGCCCCAGAGGCGTTGAACTCGACACCCTTTTCAATGCGGCAAAGGAAAAGGTCGCCTTTTTTAAGGGAATGGGATTTTTCAATCGATGGATTGCAACGGGAGTTCATTGGGGATGGCCCCTCTATCCGGTCTTAAAAGTTTTGGATTTTTTAAGAAGAGTTTTTTATGAGCGTATTTCCGCCGGGTCTTTTATGGGTAAATGGCTCCCTTTCGTACGAAACGGAAAAAAACGTCATCTCCCTCCAATTGCGCCGGTTCCCTTTTATCGTTGGTTTAAAAAACAATTGAAATCTGCCCCGGTCAAAAGGCGGATCGTCTTTTTCCCGGGATGTGTGATTAATTTTTCAGATACTGAAATCGGCAAATCGACCGTGGATGTTTTACGCCATTACGGGATTGAAACCATTCTTCCTCCGGCCCAGCTTTGTTGCGGAATTCCGCTGATTTCGATGGGAGAAACGGAAACCGCAAAAAAACTGGCTTTGAAGAATATCGAAATGCTTGAAAACCTGGAAGTCGAAGCCATGATTACCGCATGCGCTTCCTGTGCGTATACTTTTAAAAAAGAATATCCGAAACTTTTGGGGGATGACCATGAAAAAACCGGTCGCTTTGGTGAAAAAGTTTGGGATATCCATGAATACCTTGAACAGAGAGTCAATTACAAAGAAGGGCTGGGGGTTCTGTCCCGTTTGGTCACGTTTCATGATCCCTGTCATTTAAAAAGAGGGTTGGGGATTTCTGAACCCCCTAGAAACATTTTGCAGGCAATCCCGGGAATACAATTTAAAGAGATGGCGGACGCGGACCGCTGCTGTGGATTCGGGGGGATTTTCTCTTTGAAACATTATGATCTTTCGATGAAAGTGGCGGAAGAAAAGGTCACGCGAATCGATGAAAGCGGAGCGGAAATGGTGGCGACGGGATGTCCGGGCTGCTCATCTCACATTGGGGACGCGTTGTCACAGGCGGGAAAACGAATTGAGGTCAAACATACGGTGCAGATTCTGGCGGAATCCATCCGGAATATTAAAATGAAAGGGGTTTAA
- the fsa gene encoding fructose-6-phosphate aldolase: MKFFIDSANVKEIREANDLGVIDGVTTNPSLVAKEGRNLKEVIQEICSIVDGPISAEVVSLDSEEMVKEGRGLAKIHPNVVVKIPMTPDGLKAIKKLSQDGIAVNVTLIFSPIQALLAAKAGAAYVSPFVGRLDDIGHVGMDLIQQIVTIFNNYVYRTEVLVASVRNPVHIIDAAMMGAHVATIPYQVIMQLTKHPLTDSGLKKFLTDWEKNPQKQ, translated from the coding sequence ATGAAGTTTTTTATTGATTCGGCCAACGTGAAGGAAATCAGGGAGGCTAACGATTTAGGCGTAATCGACGGGGTAACGACAAATCCCTCGTTAGTTGCCAAAGAGGGAAGAAACCTGAAGGAAGTCATTCAGGAAATTTGTTCCATCGTGGATGGTCCAATCAGCGCCGAAGTCGTCAGTCTCGATTCGGAGGAGATGGTGAAAGAGGGCCGTGGTCTGGCGAAGATCCACCCCAACGTCGTTGTTAAAATTCCGATGACCCCGGACGGATTAAAGGCGATTAAAAAATTAAGTCAGGATGGGATTGCCGTCAATGTAACGCTTATTTTTTCTCCCATTCAGGCTCTTTTGGCCGCCAAGGCGGGAGCGGCGTACGTCAGCCCTTTTGTCGGGAGGTTGGACGATATCGGACATGTCGGGATGGATCTCATTCAGCAAATTGTGACGATCTTCAATAATTATGTTTACAGGACGGAAGTCCTGGTGGCCAGTGTGAGAAATCCCGTCCATATTATTGACGCGGCGATGATGGGAGCCCATGTGGCGACGATTCCCTATCAGGTGATCATGCAGTTAACGAAACATCCGCTGACGGACTCCGGTTTGAAAAAATTCCTGACGGACTGGGAAAAAAACCCCCAAAAACAATAG
- the rpiB gene encoding ribose 5-phosphate isomerase B — protein MKISKVIIGSDHAGFDFKQSVINQLKDQKVEVEDVGTRSKESCDYPDPAMKVAEAVSEGKADRGVLICGSGIGMSIVANKFPGVRAALVHDVETAKLSRRHNNANVLILGERVLNPQRIPEILSAWLDTEFEGGRHQRRLDKIEALEKKLYK, from the coding sequence ATGAAAATTTCTAAGGTCATCATTGGATCAGATCACGCCGGGTTTGATTTTAAGCAGAGTGTCATCAATCAGTTAAAGGATCAAAAGGTTGAGGTGGAAGATGTCGGAACCCGCTCCAAAGAATCGTGTGATTATCCCGATCCTGCGATGAAAGTCGCAGAGGCGGTTTCGGAGGGGAAAGCGGACCGGGGCGTCTTGATCTGCGGTTCCGGAATCGGCATGTCCATCGTCGCCAACAAATTCCCCGGGGTCCGTGCGGCGCTCGTTCACGATGTAGAGACCGCCAAACTTAGCAGGCGGCATAATAACGCAAACGTCCTGATTCTTGGAGAAAGAGTGTTAAACCCTCAGCGAATTCCTGAAATTTTGTCAGCATGGCTCGACACCGAATTTGAGGGAGGGAGACATCAAAGGCGTTTGGACAAAATTGAAGCTTTAGAAAAAAAACTCTATAAGTGA
- a CDS encoding serine hydroxymethyltransferase, with amino-acid sequence MSSLKQIDPEIFQAIESEKKREKEKIVLIASENYASKSVMEAQGSVLTNKYAEGYPGRRYYGGCEFVDIAEQLAINRAKEIFKAEHVNVQPHSGSQANMAVYFSVLKPGDTILGMSLAHGGHLTHGSPVSFSGNLYKVFSYGLDKETGLINYKEVEELAMTYRPKIIIAGGSAYSRVIDFKRFRMIADSVGALFLVDMAHFAGLVAAGIHPNPVEWADFVTSTTHKTLRGPRGGLILCKERFAKALDKAIFPGLQGGPLMHVIAAKAVAFKEAMTKEFKNYQKQVVVNARTLARALVNKGYPVISGGTDTHLMLVDLRSQSYSGKDAEAALDVAGITLNKNAIPYDTKPPSITSGVRIGTPSVTTRGMKAGEMNLIAGMIDTVLSNLDSPEVFESVKKDVKTLCRKFPPPFV; translated from the coding sequence ATGTCTTCATTAAAGCAGATCGACCCTGAAATCTTTCAGGCTATAGAATCCGAAAAGAAACGGGAAAAAGAAAAAATTGTTTTAATTGCCTCGGAGAATTACGCAAGCAAAAGCGTGATGGAAGCCCAGGGGTCGGTTCTGACGAACAAATACGCGGAAGGATATCCTGGAAGACGATACTACGGCGGCTGTGAATTTGTCGATATTGCCGAACAGCTTGCCATTAACCGTGCCAAAGAGATTTTTAAAGCGGAACATGTGAACGTTCAACCCCATTCCGGGTCACAGGCCAATATGGCGGTTTACTTTTCGGTCTTGAAACCAGGGGATACCATTTTAGGAATGAGCCTGGCTCATGGCGGACATTTGACGCACGGGAGTCCCGTGAGTTTTTCCGGAAATCTTTATAAAGTGTTTTCTTATGGTCTTGACAAAGAAACCGGGCTCATTAACTACAAAGAGGTTGAAGAGCTGGCCATGACCTACCGTCCTAAAATAATCATTGCCGGCGGGAGCGCATACTCCCGGGTGATTGATTTTAAACGCTTTAGAATGATCGCGGACAGCGTGGGCGCTCTTTTCCTTGTGGATATGGCCCACTTTGCCGGCCTCGTCGCGGCGGGAATCCACCCCAACCCGGTGGAATGGGCTGATTTTGTAACCTCGACGACCCATAAGACTTTGAGGGGACCCAGAGGCGGCCTGATCTTATGTAAAGAACGGTTTGCGAAGGCGCTGGACAAGGCAATTTTTCCCGGTCTTCAGGGAGGGCCGCTCATGCATGTGATCGCGGCGAAAGCGGTTGCGTTTAAAGAGGCGATGACGAAAGAATTTAAGAATTATCAAAAGCAGGTCGTCGTGAATGCCAGGACGCTTGCCAGGGCGCTCGTCAATAAAGGTTATCCGGTCATCTCAGGGGGAACGGACACCCATTTGATGCTGGTTGATTTGAGGAGCCAATCGTATTCTGGCAAGGATGCTGAGGCTGCGCTGGATGTGGCCGGGATTACCCTGAACAAGAACGCGATTCCTTATGATACCAAACCCCCTTCCATTACCAGCGGGGTCAGAATCGGAACGCCTTCGGTGACCACCCGGGGAATGAAAGCCGGCGAAATGAATCTGATCGCGGGGATGATCGACACGGTTCTGAGCAACCTGGACAGCCCTGAGGTTTTTGAAAGCGTGAAAAAAGACGTCAAAACCCTTTGCAGAAAATTTCCTCCTCCTTTTGTTTAA
- a CDS encoding APC family permease, which translates to MDNSVSASTANGEPKQELRRNVTIWGSYMWGFADVGADSYVALGLVMAYVQGATGLAFALAGIVYIFIGLAYTELASAYPVSGGGPYYCLRGLGDFWGFIAGSALMLDYTIDIALFAVASAGYINFFLPSMIGHSIEYFAMDLGPFHHVNPLWCIESLVIIGLLIALNIKGVRESSLLNEVLGGVTIAMESLLVIIGFVFAWKPDLLVDQWVHQFPSFHNFMYGSSLAIISFVGLESISQAAQETRRPATIIPRTSITLVFSVFIFALSLSILGLGVLPWQEFAKHLDNPVAVLAGALPIIGPVAGILAALLGAIILFISSNAGIMGASRLAYSMSQFKLISGWFDAVHPRYYTPVRTIFVFSMVAVIQTFLSFLSPSAMDTLGNMYAFGATLGYTMVFIAMIKLRFSDPYSPRPYRMPLNLKWNYKGKTVYIPVLAFFGMLGVGSILFEVILTHAIGRIAGPAWILLCFGYYVWYRKKMGLPVFKSVERDWEKEQIMVLTSAEEFELVEEYKSALAGRDKLLGVKPK; encoded by the coding sequence ATGGATAACTCCGTTTCAGCCTCGACCGCCAACGGTGAACCCAAGCAGGAGTTGCGCCGGAATGTGACCATCTGGGGCTCTTATATGTGGGGTTTTGCCGATGTAGGAGCAGACAGCTATGTTGCCCTGGGTTTGGTAATGGCCTATGTGCAGGGGGCAACGGGGCTCGCTTTTGCCCTGGCCGGGATCGTCTACATTTTTATCGGATTGGCCTATACAGAGCTTGCGTCAGCATATCCGGTGTCCGGAGGAGGCCCTTATTATTGCTTAAGAGGCCTGGGGGATTTCTGGGGGTTTATCGCCGGTTCGGCGTTGATGCTCGATTATACGATTGATATTGCTCTCTTCGCGGTTGCCAGCGCGGGATATATTAATTTTTTCCTTCCTTCAATGATTGGCCATTCGATCGAGTATTTTGCGATGGACCTCGGTCCTTTTCACCATGTGAATCCCCTGTGGTGTATAGAATCTCTTGTCATTATCGGGCTTCTCATTGCATTAAATATTAAAGGCGTCAGAGAATCCTCCTTATTAAATGAGGTTTTGGGAGGGGTGACCATTGCCATGGAATCTCTTTTGGTTATCATTGGTTTTGTGTTTGCCTGGAAACCTGATCTTCTGGTCGATCAATGGGTTCATCAATTTCCCTCTTTTCATAATTTTATGTATGGTTCTTCTCTGGCGATTATTTCTTTTGTCGGGCTGGAATCGATTTCTCAGGCCGCTCAGGAAACACGCCGGCCGGCCACGATTATTCCACGGACGTCGATCACCCTCGTTTTTTCTGTTTTTATCTTTGCTTTATCGCTTTCGATTTTGGGGTTGGGCGTGCTCCCCTGGCAGGAATTCGCCAAACATTTGGACAATCCCGTCGCGGTGCTTGCGGGAGCTCTTCCGATTATCGGCCCGGTTGCCGGGATCCTCGCGGCCTTACTGGGCGCTATTATCCTTTTTATTTCATCGAATGCGGGAATTATGGGGGCCTCACGGCTGGCTTATTCCATGTCCCAATTCAAACTGATTTCAGGTTGGTTTGACGCTGTTCATCCCAGGTATTATACACCGGTCAGAACCATTTTTGTTTTTTCAATGGTCGCGGTAATACAGACCTTTCTTTCCTTCCTCTCGCCAAGCGCCATGGATACCCTTGGAAATATGTATGCGTTTGGAGCGACGTTGGGCTATACCATGGTGTTCATCGCGATGATTAAATTAAGATTTTCAGACCCCTACAGCCCGAGGCCCTATCGGATGCCCTTGAATTTGAAATGGAATTATAAGGGGAAGACCGTCTATATTCCGGTGCTCGCTTTTTTCGGGATGCTCGGGGTGGGTTCAATTTTATTTGAAGTGATTTTGACCCATGCCATAGGCAGGATTGCCGGACCGGCCTGGATTTTGCTTTGTTTTGGCTATTATGTCTGGTATCGAAAAAAAATGGGGCTTCCTGTCTTTAAGAGCGTTGAGCGGGATTGGGAAAAAGAACAGATCATGGTGTTAACTTCAGCCGAGGAATTTGAGCTGGTCGAAGAATATAAAAGCGCCCTGGCGGGAAGGGATAAGCTTTTGGGGGTTAAACCCAAATGA
- a CDS encoding universal stress protein, giving the protein MFSSSMGFLLWWMLHPPRQVGEAAAKARHSLFAVKKILVPTSGFPYSERGVELACRLGQKQSAEIFLTYIMEVPRTMPLGVPLPDLEQKAKESLDRAESIVVLHGLKTEKMIHRARIAGEEIARIAREKDVDMIVLGIRSHIGLTENLLGHTSDVILRLSPCEVIIDKLPGEVV; this is encoded by the coding sequence ATGTTTTCCTCTTCAATGGGCTTTCTTCTCTGGTGGATGCTCCACCCTCCGAGACAGGTGGGAGAAGCGGCGGCAAAAGCAAGGCACTCTTTATTTGCGGTTAAAAAGATACTGGTTCCTACGAGCGGTTTTCCCTATTCCGAGAGGGGGGTTGAGCTGGCATGCCGGCTGGGTCAGAAACAATCGGCGGAAATTTTTTTGACCTATATTATGGAGGTTCCCAGAACGATGCCGTTAGGGGTCCCTTTGCCCGATCTTGAACAAAAGGCAAAAGAGTCTTTGGACCGGGCGGAATCGATCGTCGTCCTTCATGGCCTTAAAACCGAGAAAATGATCCACCGGGCCAGGATCGCCGGAGAAGAAATTGCCAGGATTGCCAGAGAAAAAGATGTCGACATGATTGTTCTTGGAATCCGTTCCCATATCGGCTTAACGGAGAACCTGTTGGGACACACGTCGGACGTAATTTTACGCCTTTCCCCGTGCGAAGTCATTATTGATAAACTCCCGGGAGAGGTCGTTTAG
- a CDS encoding TrkA family potassium uptake protein: MRVVIVGSGRLGSSVAMSLEKEGHQVTIVDEVEAKFRNLESPGSIRKLTGNIFNEEILEQAFGDKTDVAIVVTGKDNVNIMIGQIIKLKRNVGRVVVRIFDPPLAEVYQKLGIETVCPTNFALANIINLIIK, translated from the coding sequence ATGAGAGTCGTAATTGTAGGATCAGGCCGGTTGGGCTCCAGCGTTGCCATGAGCCTGGAAAAAGAAGGCCATCAGGTGACGATCGTTGACGAAGTAGAAGCCAAATTCAGAAATCTGGAAAGTCCCGGCTCGATCCGGAAATTGACCGGTAATATTTTTAATGAGGAAATCCTCGAACAGGCCTTTGGAGACAAAACAGATGTGGCGATTGTTGTGACCGGCAAAGACAACGTCAATATTATGATTGGTCAGATTATCAAATTGAAACGAAACGTCGGCCGGGTTGTCGTCCGTATTTTTGATCCTCCGCTGGCAGAGGTTTATCAAAAGCTGGGGATCGAGACGGTTTGTCCAACAAATTTTGCGTTGGCCAATATTATTAACCTTATTATTAAGTGA
- a CDS encoding NAD-binding protein, which produces MYIIIVGAGKVGLNLGTLLLAQKHEVLLIENDRNKLPELKKVFGESVMEGTGSRVQVLKEGGANRADVLVAVTGKDEDNLVICQLAKTIFHCRRTIARLHDPRHEDVFAKLGIDATVSSTRIIDSLIEEQVQAEDMVIPLLTLRGGNVEIIEFELSPNSPVVGKKLKDIQPSEGAILISILRKEDVILPKGETELQAGDRVVALIKKGAEGGIKSILL; this is translated from the coding sequence ATGTATATTATCATTGTGGGCGCGGGAAAAGTCGGCCTTAATTTAGGGACGTTGCTTCTTGCCCAGAAACACGAAGTCCTTTTAATTGAAAACGACCGAAATAAGCTGCCGGAATTAAAGAAGGTCTTTGGCGAATCGGTGATGGAAGGGACCGGATCAAGAGTCCAGGTGCTCAAAGAAGGGGGAGCCAATCGGGCGGATGTCCTGGTTGCGGTGACAGGGAAAGATGAAGATAATCTGGTGATCTGCCAGCTCGCAAAAACCATTTTTCATTGCCGGCGAACCATTGCCAGGCTGCATGACCCTCGCCATGAGGATGTCTTCGCAAAATTAGGCATTGATGCGACGGTCAGTTCGACGCGAATTATTGATTCTTTGATTGAAGAACAGGTCCAGGCTGAAGATATGGTCATCCCGCTGCTCACTTTAAGAGGTGGAAATGTGGAGATTATTGAATTTGAACTTTCTCCGAACTCCCCGGTTGTCGGAAAGAAGTTAAAAGATATCCAGCCCTCCGAAGGGGCAATTTTGATTTCAATTCTGAGAAAAGAAGACGTTATTCTCCCCAAAGGAGAAACAGAATTACAGGCCGGCGATCGAGTGGTGGCTTTGATTAAAAAAGGGGCAGAAGGAGGGATTAAATCCATCCTCCTTTAA